In the genome of Actinomycetota bacterium, the window ACCATACGGCCCGGTTCATCTCTGAGGTGGTTGATGAGTTGTTGGGAGCTATACCTGAATGTTGTGGATGACGGGGTTCGGAGAGAAGGGCGGCGTACCCTTCCCCTGCGGCTCCGGGCTCAAGTACAAACACTGCCACGGCCTGGCGGGCTGGTAGCACTTGGCGCGGAATCTCGGTCGCATGGGAACGGTTCGAATGGACACCCGCGACTGGTGACATGTGCGTCGTTCCGGCTCATGCCGGATCGTCTCGGCACCGTGCACGGTCGATCACCAAGGGGGTCGTTTCCAGAACCGAGCCGGACTGCCTCCTCCAGGATCGGTATGGCGTCGTCCTACTGAGACGGCTCTGAGCGGCTGGAGACAGGTGTCATGCGTTCGGGCGATGGGTTCTGTGTCACGGGTTCATGCGGTATCCGAAGGGTTGGATCCGCTCATAGATGACACTCCCGTCCTTAGCCGACGGCTCGTAGACGCGAATCTGCAAGGTAGCCGGCATGGGGGGCAGGTCGGAAGCTTCGAAGGTGACGCTGAAACGGCGCCATCCTGGCCCCTTGCCGATCTGCACGGGCACTGCGGCCACCATGTTGCCATCCGAGTCGAGTATCTCGAGTTGGAATACGCCTTCGGCGGCGGTGGCGATCCCGGTGATGGTCACCGGGGGAGGAGCCCAATCGTCGAACGCGGGCGACTCGATGAGGATTCCGGGCAAGAGATCCTCGAAACTCTCCGGGGTCATGGGGACGTGCTCCAACGGCCCCTCGCCGGCGGACACCTCCACCGGGGTACCGTCGAGCTCCAAACGAACACCGGTGATCTCCGGATCGTAGCCGGTGACGGTGTACACCAGCTGCGCCAGTCGCGCTCTCATCGAGACGGTGCCCCCGCCGCCGTCGAATACAGACGACAGGTCCACGGTGGCGACACCGTCGGTCACCTCCACGTCGTTGAGATCCGTGCCTTGCGGTATTGCGGTGGTGATCCCCAGGTCGATCTCGCTGGGTGTGAGCCCGTTCAGCAGGGCCAGCACCGTGTCCTCGAGGCTGGCCTCGTTTCGTGACACCGGGGCCAGGAATGGTCCGGTCCGCGTCGGGCTGCCACCCGAGTCGTGAAGCATGTACACGATCGCGTCGTACGGGCCTGCGAACGGCTCAGTGGTGGTCGAATTGGAGGCGGTCGTGGCGCTGTTGGTCGTGGCGCTCGTCGTGGTGCGCTGAGTCGTGGAAGTGGTCGCGTGATCCACCGTTGTGGTCCTGGCCGCAGTGTCGACAGACCCGCAGGATGCCAACACGAGAGCCAACGCACCAACAAGCGCAACAGCTTTCACGATCGGGTCTCCCACATCAAGGTGCGTCTCCTACCTCTTGAATCGACGACGAGCGACGTGGCGGTGGCGGCAGTCGCTCCCGTCACCGCCCGATCCGCGAGCATAGGCCATCTCCGCACGTTTCCGGTCATGGGCACACGTTCTCGTATCTGTACACGTCGTAGGGGTCTCCCCAACTGGTCGGCACATATCGATAAACAACGCGGTCGTACCTGTTTGCCGTTGTCGACTCACCGATATACATGCCGCTTCCGTACCACATCACGAAGAGGGCGGTGTGACCCGACTTGAGGAAGATGTCCCACGCCTTGAGTTCCCCGGTGACCGGCACGCTGACATCGGCCAGGTTCGATGTGCCGTACTTGTGGGACAGTCCCCATACCCTGCTTACCAGCCCGGAGCAGTCTACCCCCCGAGAGCACGAGTAGCTGCCGCCGCTGGTAATGTCACCGGCTTGCCTGGTCCCCGGACTCATGTATCCGTTGAAGCCACTGACTGTGTCCCAGCCGCCCCAGTCGTATGACACCGACTCGTAGTAGCGGGGCGTGGATAGGTAGCGGGGCGTGGTCCGTCCGGTGCACGATCCATTGATGTTGGTGTCACTCAAGTACTTGTAGTTGTTCCAGTATGGGTGGAACGTGTCGGCCATAGACTGACGCGAGCGACAGCCGGCCAGAGCAGACTCGGTACCAACGGTGTCGGAATCTGTCAACGCGCGGCTCTGCTCCGACAGGATCGGTTCGATATCGTGGGTCAGCCTTAGTCTGACGACATCCAACCGGTCAGATCGTGGCACCAGCGCCAGGATCGCACCGTCTGGTCCGGTGGCAACACCGTTCGGGATGAAGAACAGACGCTCATTCAGCGGAACACGAGCAACACCGAGCGGGGCACCATCCCACCCGAAACGCCGGACCAACTGGTCGACCACAAAGTCACCCTTGACGAGGCCGGCCTCCTCCACGACGAGATCGAACCTGTCCGTGCCCGCGCTGAGGAGAACGGCGCCTCCCCACTTAGCCACGTGAGGGACGTCGACCAACCTGTCGGTGGCGCCTTCGCGAACGGTAACCT includes:
- a CDS encoding spore gernimation protein; its protein translation is MKAVALVGALALVLASCGSVDTAARTTTVDHATTSTTQRTTTSATTNSATTASNSTTTEPFAGPYDAIVYMLHDSGGSPTRTGPFLAPVSRNEASLEDTVLALLNGLTPSEIDLGITTAIPQGTDLNDVEVTDGVATVDLSSVFDGGGGTVSMRARLAQLVYTVTGYDPEITGVRLELDGTPVEVSAGEGPLEHVPMTPESFEDLLPGILIESPAFDDWAPPPVTITGIATAAEGVFQLEILDSDGNMVAAVPVQIGKGPGWRRFSVTFEASDLPPMPATLQIRVYEPSAKDGSVIYERIQPFGYRMNP